The Nitrospira sp. nucleotide sequence GTTATTGATATTGGTTCATACAGAACCGGGTGGAGGATACCGCACCTACCCACACATCCAGTATGACGTTTATCATGTTTTCAACACGTCATCCGAACATGCGGTTGCTTCGCCATCAATACCTTGCGCCGGGCACTACCGATTCTCGGCCAGCTCCGAAAAATAGTGGGCGAAGGCCTTCATGCCGCCGGAGGCCTGGCCCCAATCGAAATATTCGTTCGGCGCGTGATAGCCGTGTTCCGGCAGGCTCAGGCCCATGAAGAGGATCGGAACCTTCCAGGCCTTTTGCATCGTGACCACCGCGCCGATCGAGCCGCCTTCGCGGATAAACGCCGGCTCCTTGCCGAACCCTGCCTGGACTGCACGCTTCACGGCCTCGACATACGGTCCGTCGAAGACCCCGCGAAACGGATGTAACATGCCTTCCCGTTCCACTTTCACGGCGGGATTCAACTTGGCCACGTATTTCTTCAACAACGTGAAGACCTTCTCAGGGGTTTGACTGGGGACCAGCCGCATGCTGATCTTGAGTTCTCCATGGCCGGGCACAACGGTCTTGACGCCAGGGCCATGATAGCCCCCGGTCAGCCCATGCACTTCGAACGTCGGCGCGGCCCAAATCCGCCGCATGACCTCGGCGGGATTCTCCGTCCGCAACGTCTTGAACCCATAGGCCTGCTTGAATGTGCGCACTTGAAAGCCCGACTTGAGGAAACTCGCGATTTCCGCTTTCGTCGGCGGGATGACCTCATCGTAGAAGCCGGGAATCTTCACCTTGCCGGTTTTGGCATCGACGCAGGCATGGGCAATGTCCATCAGCTCGACGAGTGGATTGCGAGCCGCCCCTCCGGTCACACCGGAATGGGCGTCCTTGGTTCCGGT carries:
- a CDS encoding M20/M25/M40 family metallo-hydrolase; this encodes MSDGQRQLETYINDMRPRYEEMLGQAVEIPSISMDPRHAPDVHRMAELAAQYLRDAGAEAHIVETPGYPVVSGGWTIDPAYPTVTVYNHMDVQPAQEPEWKQAPFAFQNDNGIYRGRGATDDKGPALAALFGARYAIEQGVPINVRFLWELEEENGSPNFAAAIKNKTVIPRPDSVVISDTIWLSKNQPAMPYGLRGLLGARLVLRTGTKDAHSGVTGGAARNPLVELMDIAHACVDAKTGKVKIPGFYDEVIPPTKAEIASFLKSGFQVRTFKQAYGFKTLRTENPAEVMRRIWAAPTFEVHGLTGGYHGPGVKTVVPGHGELKISMRLVPSQTPEKVFTLLKKYVAKLNPAVKVEREGMLHPFRGVFDGPYVEAVKRAVQAGFGKEPAFIREGGSIGAVVTMQKAWKVPILFMGLSLPEHGYHAPNEYFDWGQASGGMKAFAHYFSELAENR